A stretch of the Nakaseomyces glabratus chromosome L, complete sequence genome encodes the following:
- the ALT1 gene encoding alanine transaminase ALT1 (CAGL0L12254g~Ortholog(s) have L-alanine:2-oxoglutarate aminotransferase activity, role in alanine biosynthetic process, alanine catabolic process, cellular response to drug, chronological cell aging and cytosol, mitochondrion, nucleus localization) has translation MLRSTTSKSLSKMPHAIPPQCRRSHSSSIFQTKKRLAHLESDRPYLTHLPRSMNSSPNLRFHSSASSSSLRSSFLNTEIHHHSHNNLPFLPAEQATLKDVNECVLNAKYAVRGAIPMRAEELKTQLMENPHSLPFNDIINANIGNPQQLKQKPLSFYRQVLSLLQYPELIPTLENNPQTMIKQDAIDRAKRLLDDIGGSVGAYSSSQGVLGIRKTVADFITNRDDGIIAYPEDIFLTAGASSAVDYLLSIFCRGEETGVLIPIPQYPLYTATLALQNSHALPYYLNEETGWSTDPEELESIILDSIENNIKPSVLVVINPGNPTGAVLSEEAIEQIFTLAAKYGIIVIADEVYQENVFEDVKFHSMKKVLRQLQMKQPGLYDNVQLASLHSTSKGVSGECGQRGGYMELVGFTHDIRQVVLKLASISLCPVVTGQALVDLMVCPPQKGEESYEQDQEERRNIHKELHKRATLLHDAFVKLDGISCQKPQGAMYLFPKLELPYKAIQEALHQDMSPDEFYCKSLLEKTGICTVPGSGFGQEPGTYHLRTTFLAPGTKWIEDWVDFHQEFYNKFKN, from the coding sequence ATGTTACGTAGTACTACATCGAAATCACTATCGAAAATGCCACATGCTATACCACCACAATGCCGTCGTTCTCACTCGAGTTCGATATTCCAGACTAAGAAGAGGCTCGCCCACTTGGAGTCCGATAGACCTTACCTGACCCACCTGCCTCGCTCCATGAACTCAAGTCCCAACTTGAGATTCCACTCCTCTGCTTCGTCTTCCTCGCTGAGGTCGTCTTTCCTAAACACGGAAATACACCACCATAGCCACAACAACCTGCCTTTCTTGCCTGCCGAGCAAGCTACTTTGAAAGACGTGAACGAGTGCGTCCTGAACGCCAAGTACGCTGTGCGCGGTGCCATCCCTATGCGTGCCGAGGAGCTGAAAACACAGCTGATGGAAAACCCGCACTCTTTGCCCTTCAACGACATTATTAACGCCAACATCGGTAACCCACAGCAGCTGAAACAGAAGCCACTGAGCTTCTACAGACAGGTATTGTCCCTGCTGCAGTACCCTGAGCTGATCCCCACGCTGGAGAACAATCCCCAGACCATGATCAAGCAAGACGCCATCGACAGAGCCAAGAGGCTCCTGGACGACATTGGCGGGTCCGTCGGTGCTTACTCCTCTTCACAGGGTGTCCTCGGCATCAGGAAAACCGTCGCTGACTTCATCACAAACAGGGACGACGGTATCATTGCTTACCCCGAAGACATATTCTTGACCGCGGGTGCTTCTAGCGCCGTAGACTACTTGCTGTCCATCTTCTGCAGAGGCGAGGAGACAGGTGTGCTGATCCCAATCCCACAGTATCCACTTTACACAGCCACTCTGGCCCTGCAAAACTCTCACGCCCTGCCATACTACCTGAACGAAGAAACAGGCTGGTCCACCGACCCTGAGGAACTAGAGTCCATCATCTTAGACTCCATCGAGAACAACATCAAACCAAGCGTTCTTGTAGTTATCAACCCAGGTAACCCTACAGGTGCCGTGCTATCCGAAGAGGCTATCGAACAGATATTCACATTGGCCGCCAAGTACGGTATAATCGTCATCGCAGATGAAGTCTACCAGGAAAACGTCTTCGAAGACGTAAAGTTCCATTCAATGAAGAAAGTCTTGAGACAACTGCAAATGAAACAACCAGGCCTCTACGACAACGTCCAATTGGCCTCCTTACATTCCACCTCTAAGGGTGTCTCCGGTGAGTGTGGCCAAAGAGGTGGTTACATGGAACTAGTTGGTTTCACTCACGATATCAGACAAGTAGTCCTAAAATTGGCTTCTATCTCCTTGTGTCCAGTGGTGACAGGTCAAGCCCTTGTTGATTTAATGGTTTGTCCTCCTCAGAAGGGCGAAGAATCTTACGAACAGGATCAAGAAGAACGTAGAAACATTCACAAGGAATTGCACAAGAGAGCTACTCTATTGCACGACGCTTTTGTCAAATTAGATGGTATCTCTTGTCAAAAGCCACAAGGTGCCATGTACTTGTTCCCAAAACTTGAGCTACCTTACAAGGCTATCCAAGAGGCCCTTCACCAGGACATGAGCCCAGATGAATTTTATTGTAAGTCATTGTTGGAGAAGACTGGTATCTGTACCGTGCCTGGTTCCGGTTTTGGCCAGGAGCCAGGTACTTACCATTTGAGAACTACTTTCTTGGCTCCAGGAACCAAATGGATCGAAGACTGGGTTGATTTCCACCAAGAGTTCTACAACAAGTTTAAGAACTGA